The genomic stretch TTCGACTGGCATCATATACCCCATTAACCATACATCCAGTCGCAGGTCATCTGCCAGGCCCCGCAGCAATGACATGGCTGCATGGGTATGGGCGTTAACCAAGCCAGGCATGAGCACTTTACCCAGACAGTCAATCATTTGTTCGGCAGCGTACTGCTCGCAGATGTCTGTTTCGTGTCCGGTAGCCAGGATTTGGTCTGCCTGGATGGCAATCGCACCCGGCTCATAGAGGGTTAAATCTGCATCCATCGTCAAGAGGATAGCATTTTTAAGGATCAGGTCAGCTTTAATTGTCATGGGGTATCCTTCGAATCATGTCCAAACTCTGGTGATAGGCCCAAATAGGTGCATATTCCGGTGGACCTGCATATCTACGCGAATATCGTTTCGTTTCGAGAGGTGTGATCAATACCAACAGGATTTCTTGGTAATTCTCTTGAGGAATTAATGCTACACCCAAACCCACATCGGCTTGGTGTGATACACGGCAGGCATCTGCAAGGTCATGTAATCGTTCCATGGATGGCAGCTCGGTTATCACCTGACCACCTGAAAATGGGCCATGTGTGGATGCCAGACGGCGTATAATATTGCCTTCCAGACCATACTCAAGCACAGTCAGGGTCCAATTGTTCTTCGACACGGATTGCATGGTCACTTCTTCCAGTGTGTCCATGTCGATCCCGTAAACGCACTCGCCCAGGCGTTCACGCAATCCAGCTTCAACAGGGATTATCAGTAAATTGGCAGCTTCTTCAGAGTCAGCTTTCACCGTGATGCGTACATCCACCTGTCCTGAGTGGGCGGCCAGGCCTACCGTGGGATTCTGCATCCTCTCATAATCTCCAATCAAATCGTCAATTTGCGATTCACCGATGCCGACCGTGTGGATCACCCTGGTTTTAATCATTTGAGACAAGCCATA from Anaerolineales bacterium encodes the following:
- a CDS encoding amidohydrolase, coding for MTIKADLILKNAILLTMDADLTLYEPGAIAIQADQILATGHETDICEQYAAEQMIDCLGKVLMPGLVNAHTHAAMSLLRGLADDLRLDVWLMGYMMPVE
- a CDS encoding competence/damage-inducible protein A — translated: MPSAEIITIGTEILLGDIVDTNARFLAQSLRDAGIDLFRKTTVGDNAQRIAQVIQEALARCEIILTTGGLGPTVDDPTREAVAMAVGVELEFRSELWEQIKARFQRLGRFPTENNRRQAYIPKGSIAFENPVGTAPIFVFVKQSQVIITLPGVPSEMMTLVERTVIPYLRQHYGLSQMIKTRVIHTVGIGESQIDDLIGDYERMQNPTVGLAAHSGQVDVRITVKADSEEAANLLIIPVEAGLRERLGECVYGIDMDTLEEVTMQSVSKNNWTLTVLEYGLEGNIIRRLASTHGPFSGGQVITELPSMERLHDLADACRVSHQADVGLGVALIPQENYQEILLVLITPLETKRYSRRYAGPPEYAPIWAYHQSLDMIRRIPHDN